One Natator depressus isolate rNatDep1 chromosome 3, rNatDep2.hap1, whole genome shotgun sequence DNA segment encodes these proteins:
- the LOC141984489 gene encoding zinc finger and SCAN domain-containing protein 29-like, with protein MAGADGVGDFLVCGRNWKVLASGSYPTVYIVTALDSTLNSDALARCTRKAPGTFESHFLFGQASSSVQVTIQSQNRKRAPAWTEREVLDPIAVWGEESVLSELRSKRRNAKTFPKISEAMRDRGYSRDATQCHVKLKELRQAYQKTKESNGCSGTEPQTCRFYAELHVILGGAATTTPPLSMDSDDGVLSAMPEDFADEEDEEEEEDELEESTQHTVLPDSQDLFITLTEIPSQPNQAGEGTSGECTF; from the exons ATGGCGGGGGCTGATGGAGTGGGGGACTTTTTGGtg tgtggacgcaattggaaggtattggcctccgggagctatcccacagtgtacattgtgactgctctggacagcactctgaactcggatgcactggccaggtgtacacgaaaagccccgggaacttttgaatctcatttcctgtttggccaggcgagctcatcagtgCAGGTAACCAtacagtcccagaatcgaaaaagagctccagcatggaccgaacgggaggtactggatccgatcgctgtatggggagaggaatccgtgctatcagaactacgttccaaaagacgaaatgccaaaacatttccaaaaatctccgaggccatgagggacagaggctacagcagggatgcaacacagtgccatgtgaaacttaaggagctcagacaagcataccagaaaaccaaagaatcaaacggatgctccgggacagagccccagacatgccgcttctatgctgagctgcatgtaattctagggggggccgccaccactaccccgcccctgtccatggactccgatgatggggtactctccgccatgcctgaggattttgcggatgaggaagatgaggaggaggaggaggacgagcttgaggagagcacacagcacactgttctccccgacagccaggatctttttatcaccctgactgaaataccctcccaacccaaccaagccggagaagggacctctggtgagtgtaccttttaa
- the SMIM8 gene encoding small integral membrane protein 8: MSSAPEPPNIKKEAPKEKDSRIPGLRGVRTTTLFRAVNPELFIKPNKPVMAFGLITITLCVAYIGYLHATQENKKDLYEAVDSEGARYMRRKTSKWD; this comes from the exons ATGTCCTCAGCACCTGAGCCcccaaacattaaaaaagaaGCACCCAAAGAGAAAGACAGTCGAATTCCAGGACTCAGGGGTGTCCGTACAACCACCCTGTTCCGAGCTGTGAATCCAGAGCTTTTCATTAAACCT AACAAACCTGTTATGGCTTTTGGACTCATAACAATTACCCTGTGTGTGGCCTACATTGGTTATTTACATGCAACGCAAGAGAATAAAAAGGACCTCTATGAAGCTGTTGACAGTGAAGGAGCCAGGTATATGCGGAGGAAGACTTCCAAGTGGGATTAA